A single genomic interval of Desulfosoma caldarium harbors:
- a CDS encoding peptide-binding protein — MGVNALFLGLIVAAIGTAWAGPLPAAQPADGDWLIVHLGAEPGTLNPITATDAYAARVNDLIYESLLRRDPRTLELVPVLAESWTISEDRLTYTFHLRKDVRWQDGTPFTARDVLYSFERINDPAVDAAHLRNYYRDIEKLEILDDHTIRYRYRMPYFRALEFCGGLPIVPSHLFKEGDDFNQHPIGRHPLGTGPYRFVRWETGKEIVLERHEGYWGTKPHLARVVFKIITDNTVALQVLKKGGLDFMSLRPIQWMKQTGSPRFQERFQKFKYYLPSYTYIGWNQRKPYFEDRRVRQAMTLLLDREMILQRLLFGLGTVVSGPFYVHSPEYNKAIAPYPYDPERARRLLKEAGWEDHDGDGLLDRNGTPFRFEFLISAGSLFAEQLATIVQQNLKNVGIAVTIRKLEWPVFIQKIQSHEFDACTLGWSLGWETDPYQLWHSSQADKGSNFVGFRNEEADRLIEEARREFDPLKRQAMYHRFHEILHEEQPYTFLFTTEALVAVDRRFENVNVYPMGLEFREWWVPKEKQRYQ; from the coding sequence ATGGGAGTCAATGCGTTATTTTTGGGTCTCATCGTGGCGGCCATTGGAACGGCTTGGGCTGGGCCCTTGCCTGCCGCACAACCCGCAGACGGCGATTGGCTCATTGTGCACCTCGGCGCCGAACCTGGCACACTGAATCCCATCACGGCCACCGACGCCTATGCGGCCCGGGTGAACGACCTCATCTATGAATCCCTTCTTCGTCGGGATCCTCGCACTCTGGAATTGGTTCCCGTTCTGGCAGAATCGTGGACCATTTCCGAAGACCGCCTGACCTACACGTTTCATCTGCGCAAGGATGTGCGCTGGCAGGACGGCACACCGTTTACAGCCCGAGATGTTTTGTATTCCTTTGAAAGAATTAACGACCCGGCCGTGGACGCTGCGCATCTGCGCAACTACTATCGGGACATCGAAAAACTGGAAATCCTGGACGATCACACGATTCGCTACCGTTACCGCATGCCATATTTTCGTGCTCTAGAGTTCTGCGGCGGTCTTCCCATTGTGCCGTCGCACCTCTTTAAGGAAGGCGACGACTTCAACCAACATCCCATCGGCCGCCATCCTTTGGGAACCGGTCCCTATCGGTTTGTGCGCTGGGAGACGGGCAAGGAAATCGTTTTGGAGCGCCACGAAGGTTACTGGGGCACCAAACCCCACCTCGCTCGCGTGGTCTTCAAGATCATCACGGACAACACCGTGGCCCTGCAAGTGCTCAAAAAGGGCGGACTGGATTTCATGAGCCTTCGACCCATTCAATGGATGAAGCAGACCGGAAGCCCTCGATTTCAGGAACGGTTTCAAAAGTTTAAGTACTATCTTCCGAGCTACACATACATCGGCTGGAATCAGAGGAAACCTTATTTCGAGGATCGGCGCGTGCGCCAGGCCATGACCCTGCTCTTGGACCGCGAAATGATTCTGCAGCGCCTGCTCTTTGGGCTGGGCACCGTGGTGAGCGGCCCTTTTTACGTCCACAGCCCCGAATACAATAAAGCCATCGCGCCGTATCCCTACGACCCTGAGCGGGCTCGAAGGCTGCTCAAGGAAGCCGGCTGGGAAGATCACGACGGGGACGGCCTATTGGACCGCAACGGCACGCCCTTTCGGTTTGAATTCCTCATCTCCGCCGGATCCCTTTTTGCCGAACAATTGGCCACCATTGTGCAGCAGAATCTAAAAAACGTCGGCATTGCCGTGACCATTCGAAAGCTGGAATGGCCTGTTTTCATTCAAAAAATTCAATCTCATGAATTTGATGCCTGCACGTTGGGCTGGAGTCTGGGCTGGGAGACGGACCCGTACCAGCTGTGGCATTCCTCCCAGGCGGACAAGGGATCCAACTTCGTCGGGTTTCGAAACGAGGAAGCGGATCGCCTCATTGAAGAAGCACGCCGGGAATTCGATCCCTTGAAACGGCAAGCCATGTACCACCGTTTCCACGAAATCCTGCATGAAGAACAGCCTTACACGTTTCTGTTCACCACGGAAGCTCTGGTGG